The Microbacterium forte sequence GGATGAAGGTGACGCCGAGGATCCAGAGCGGGATGGGCATGAGGAACGCGACCCGGAATGCCTCAAGTGAGTAGGTCTCCGGCGTTCCCGCCCCTTGCAGGTCGAGAGCGAGCCCGATGAGGAAGATCGCGATCAGAGCAGCGATGAACCCGCCCGCATTCGTCACCCCGGTCGCGGTGCTCAGGCGGTGCGAGGGATTATGCGTGCGTGCGTGGTCGAAGGCGATCATGCTCGCCGGGCCTCCTGTCGCGAGAGCCACGGCGAGAAGGTAGAGCAGCCAGAGCGGAGCCGGCTCGGGCAGAGCGAGGACGGCCACCCATGCGACGACCTGCACACCGACGGCAGGCAGGACGAGTGCGAGCGAGCGCTGGTTGGGCAGACGACGAGAGAGGTCGCCGATGATGGGACCCAGCGCCATTCCGGCGACCACGTACACCGAGATGATCCCCGCGGCGTGCGCGGTGTCGAGTCCCTGAGCCGCGGTCAGGAACGGCATTCCCCACAGCAGGATGAAGGCGGTGCCGGCGAACGGCGTCGTGAAGTGCGACCAGAACGCGAGACGCGTGCCGGGGTGGGCCCAGGCCGCGCGGATGCCGACGCCCGTATCGATGGCCGAGGTGACGACGCGGATCACGCCCGTGTCGGTGTCGATCGTCACGTCAGCGCCGCGCTCGGCGGGGTGATTGCGGATGACGAGCGCGACGAGGATCGTGAACAGGACGCCGAGTCCCGCGATGCTGCCGAAGGTGACCGTCCACGTGGTCGCGTGCAGAAGAGCTGCGAGCGGTACGAGTGCGATCAACTGGCCCGCCTGACCGATGATGCCGGTGAACTGCACCATGATCGGTCCCCGCTGCGCCGGGAACCAGGTCGCCACCAATCGCAGCACGGCGGGGAAGATCGCCGCGTCGCCAGCGCCGAGAAGGATGCGGGCGAAGATCGCGATCCCGATGCCGGGGGAGAGGGCCATCGTGAGCTGGCCCGCTGCCATGAGCAGCATGCCGATCGTCATGATGGGGCGGGAGCCGAAGCGGTCGAGCAGGATTCCGACGGGGATCTGCATCCCGCCGTAGACGGCGAGCTGCACCACGGCGAACAGCGCGAGGGTCGACGCATCGGCCTGGAACCGATCAGCGGCCTCCACGCCGACGGCGCCGAGCGACGTGCGGTTGGTGATGGCGAGAACGTAGGCTGCGACACCCACGCCCCAGATGAGCCAGGCCCTCCAACCCGGGGTGGTCACGGGGGAGCGGGGAACCTGTTGCACTCCTCCCACGGTACTCCTCGTGGGAGAGTCTCCCGACGCGAGGACACTCGAGCAGGGGGTGCCGGATGTCCGACGCTCTCGCTACCGTGGCCGCATGACACCTGTACCCGTGCACCACTCCATCAACTACGTCGAGCTCGTCGTCAATGATCTCGAGACGGCGAAGCGGTTCTACCGAGACGCGTTCGGCTGGGTCTTCGTGGATTACGGTCCCGCCTACGCGGGTATCGCCTCGCTGACCGGAGACGGCACGGAGGTGGGCGGTCTGCTTCTCTCCGACCAGGGGCGTCCGCCCGGCGGGCCGCTCGTGCTGCTGTACTCCGACGATCTCGACGCCACACAGAAGTCGATCACCGACGCGGGCGGCGCAGTGGTCCAGGGGCCGTACGAGTTCCCCGGTGGACGGCGACTGCACTTCATCGACCCGAGTGGCAACGAGCTCGGG is a genomic window containing:
- a CDS encoding MFS transporter, which gives rise to MQQVPRSPVTTPGWRAWLIWGVGVAAYVLAITNRTSLGAVGVEAADRFQADASTLALFAVVQLAVYGGMQIPVGILLDRFGSRPIMTIGMLLMAAGQLTMALSPGIGIAIFARILLGAGDAAIFPAVLRLVATWFPAQRGPIMVQFTGIIGQAGQLIALVPLAALLHATTWTVTFGSIAGLGVLFTILVALVIRNHPAERGADVTIDTDTGVIRVVTSAIDTGVGIRAAWAHPGTRLAFWSHFTTPFAGTAFILLWGMPFLTAAQGLDTAHAAGIISVYVVAGMALGPIIGDLSRRLPNQRSLALVLPAVGVQVVAWVAVLALPEPAPLWLLYLLAVALATGGPASMIAFDHARTHNPSHRLSTATGVTNAGGFIAALIAIFLIGLALDLQGAGTPETYSLEAFRVAFLMPIPLWILGVTFILIERKRTRIRMGLDPERRR
- a CDS encoding VOC family protein, with the translated sequence MTPVPVHHSINYVELVVNDLETAKRFYRDAFGWVFVDYGPAYAGIASLTGDGTEVGGLLLSDQGRPPGGPLVLLYSDDLDATQKSITDAGGAVVQGPYEFPGGRRLHFIDPSGNELGVWAAR